In Candidatus Nitronauta litoralis, one DNA window encodes the following:
- a CDS encoding GIY-YIG nuclease family protein gives MKEYFVYILTNASGNLYTGVTNNLERRIAEHRSGDMSGFARRYQMGRLVYFEKSNEVKSAIAREKQVKGWLRKKKVELIESENPDWRDLSEGWH, from the coding sequence ATGAAAGAATACTTTGTTTACATCCTCACCAATGCTTCGGGCAATTTATATACTGGCGTAACAAACAACCTCGAACGGCGAATAGCTGAACACCGGTCTGGCGACATGTCAGGGTTTGCCCGTCGCTACCAAATGGGACGCCTGGTTTATTTTGAAAAAAGCAATGAAGTAAAGTCTGCTATCGCCCGGGAAAAACAGGTCAAAGGCTGGTTGCGCAAAAAGAAGGTCGAGTTGATTGAATCAGAAAATCCCGATTGGCGAGATTTAAGTGAAGGCTGGCATTAA
- a CDS encoding ATP-dependent 6-phosphofructokinase, translating into MALKRVGILTGGGDCSGLNAVIRAVTRAAIIEYNCQVIGIEDGFEGLIENRTQPLTIRATRDILPLGGTLLGTTNKGDPFAYRQVQDDGSIETVDRSQDCVDNFHKLGLDCLFVVGGEGTQEIGFKLHQAGCPVIGIPKTIDNDLEGTDYTFGFQTAVQVAVDALDRLTTTGKSHDRVMILEVMGRNAGWIALEAGISGGAHIILIPEIPYDLAEVEKKIRLRAEGGSPFSIVVVGEGAREKGGEQIISQAAATRLQGVAQLGGVGNYIASRLGQNIDLEVRCTVLGHVQRGGTPTSFDRLLGTRLGQRAVVAAAEGDFGKLVVLNSLAIDLIPLEDIAGKVRTVPADHQLVRCAESIGISLGRC; encoded by the coding sequence ATGGCCCTTAAACGTGTTGGTATTCTGACCGGTGGCGGCGATTGCTCCGGGCTCAACGCGGTCATCCGGGCCGTCACACGTGCCGCAATCATTGAATACAATTGCCAGGTGATCGGCATCGAAGATGGCTTCGAAGGCCTCATCGAAAATCGGACGCAACCACTCACCATCCGGGCCACTCGAGACATCCTCCCTCTGGGCGGTACCCTGCTTGGCACCACAAACAAGGGAGATCCTTTTGCCTACCGGCAAGTGCAGGACGATGGCAGCATCGAAACCGTCGACCGCTCGCAAGACTGCGTCGATAACTTTCACAAGTTGGGACTCGATTGCCTGTTTGTGGTTGGCGGTGAAGGAACACAGGAGATCGGTTTCAAACTGCATCAGGCTGGCTGCCCGGTGATCGGGATCCCCAAGACCATCGATAACGACCTGGAGGGCACGGACTACACCTTTGGTTTCCAGACTGCTGTGCAGGTTGCGGTGGATGCACTCGACCGGTTGACGACAACAGGCAAAAGCCACGATCGGGTGATGATCCTGGAAGTGATGGGCCGTAACGCCGGATGGATTGCACTGGAGGCGGGTATTTCGGGCGGTGCCCATATCATTTTAATTCCTGAAATTCCCTACGACCTCGCCGAAGTTGAAAAGAAAATCCGACTACGTGCAGAAGGCGGTAGTCCCTTTTCAATCGTGGTGGTGGGGGAGGGGGCACGCGAAAAAGGTGGTGAACAGATTATCTCGCAAGCTGCCGCTACGCGCCTGCAAGGAGTTGCCCAATTGGGGGGAGTTGGAAACTACATCGCCAGTCGCCTCGGCCAGAATATCGACCTGGAAGTCCGCTGCACCGTACTCGGACACGTCCAACGCGGAGGCACACCGACTTCATTCGACAGATTATTAGGAACGAGACTTGGACAACGTGCGGTGGTTGCTGCGGCTGAAGGGGACTTCGGTAAACTGGTCGTCCTCAATTCCCTCGCCATTGACCTCATTCCCCTCGAAGACATCGCCGGAAAAGTCCGCACGGTACCAGCTGACCACCAGCTCGTGCGCTGCGCCGAATCTATCGGTATTTCTCTCGGCCGGTGCTAG
- the rimO gene encoding 30S ribosomal protein S12 methylthiotransferase RimO has protein sequence MKKIGMVSLGCPKNLVDTESLLGDLALNGYEMTPEQEEAEVLIINTCGFLQASVKESIETILEMADHKENGSCQKLIVTGCLAERHPEELLKEIPEIDHLLGTKQYPLLKTLLNNRDGKRNLTHEPAVYFENYGQRVQTTPDFTAYVKIAEGCSNQCAFCIIPKLRGPIQSRSPESILKEVNLLAQNGVREINLVSQDTTLYGYDLRLKEGLIDLLEQINGVEGVDWIRLFYCYPTMVTERLMDAVASLEKVVPYMDIPLQHTHDFMLGHMKRQEREAGVRKMLEQLRKRIPGVALRTTFITGFPGETDEHFEHMHQFIKEFAFDHLGIFVYSDEEGTTAFDYADRVPKEIAEQRRDTLMETQLALIKDKNAEKIGSVQPVLIEGLDDDSLLTGRLSTQGPDIDGQVIVESCDAEPGTIVPLKITGTLDYDFIASPKEEHGP, from the coding sequence ATGAAGAAAATTGGAATGGTTAGCCTGGGTTGCCCCAAAAACCTGGTGGACACAGAATCGCTTTTGGGGGACCTCGCCCTCAACGGATACGAGATGACCCCGGAACAGGAGGAGGCCGAAGTCCTGATTATCAATACCTGTGGGTTTTTACAGGCTTCGGTGAAAGAGTCTATTGAGACCATTCTGGAAATGGCAGACCATAAGGAAAACGGTTCTTGCCAGAAGCTCATCGTCACCGGCTGCCTGGCGGAGCGTCATCCGGAAGAATTGCTCAAGGAAATTCCAGAAATCGACCACCTGCTCGGGACCAAACAATATCCCCTTTTAAAAACCCTGCTGAACAACAGGGATGGAAAGCGTAACCTCACGCACGAACCTGCTGTGTATTTTGAAAACTACGGACAGCGCGTCCAGACCACCCCGGATTTCACCGCCTATGTCAAAATTGCGGAAGGGTGCTCCAACCAGTGTGCCTTCTGCATTATCCCCAAACTGAGAGGGCCCATACAAAGTCGCTCACCAGAATCTATCTTGAAAGAGGTCAACCTGCTGGCACAAAATGGGGTACGCGAAATCAACCTGGTCTCACAGGACACCACGCTGTACGGTTATGACCTAAGGCTCAAGGAGGGGTTGATCGACCTGTTGGAGCAGATCAACGGAGTTGAAGGCGTCGATTGGATCCGGCTGTTCTACTGTTACCCCACAATGGTAACGGAACGCCTGATGGATGCCGTTGCCAGCCTGGAAAAAGTGGTTCCTTACATGGATATCCCTCTGCAACACACGCACGATTTTATGCTGGGCCATATGAAGAGGCAGGAACGCGAAGCGGGTGTTCGAAAAATGCTGGAACAATTGCGGAAACGTATCCCGGGTGTAGCACTGCGCACCACATTTATCACCGGGTTTCCAGGTGAGACGGATGAGCATTTTGAACACATGCACCAGTTTATTAAAGAGTTTGCATTCGATCATCTCGGTATCTTTGTTTATTCGGACGAAGAGGGCACAACCGCGTTCGACTATGCTGACCGCGTCCCCAAAGAAATAGCGGAGCAGCGGCGGGACACTCTGATGGAAACCCAGTTGGCCCTGATCAAAGATAAAAACGCGGAAAAGATTGGATCCGTCCAGCCAGTTCTGATCGAAGGGCTCGATGACGACAGCCTCCTCACCGGTCGGCTTTCCACACAGGGCCCGGATATAGACGGGCAGGTGATTGTCGAAAGCTGCGATGCGGAACCGGGAACGATTGTGCCTCTTAAAATAACCGGAACTCTTGATTACGATTTTATCGCCTCCCCCAAGGAAGAGCATGGCCCTTAA
- a CDS encoding DUF560 domain-containing protein: MSKEKTNSGRNYLFVVAIALLLLPTHVFGQVSVNKGGKSWKLQLKSQFLHDDNVAQNPDKPPVLANPDSDNGWNGSAAFNYTHKFNNKFSLAGDIDIDATIYSDLGQYDLIAFMGGIKPKYKFSENMFVDMQYFYMRNIAGGNDFSGVNYLNPSFNYLHKKFGLTRVHYFFKNTDNFVNQARDGDQHGGGLTHIYLIPNSRHYIGAGYQISDEDTVGRFDRTIHDFKVLGRIVLPMDIELNGEYKFSYREYDTFAATTVGAIRDDEQHNFRFRFRKVLWDTLGMLNKVTARIDYHHQNNESNFLVRDYHSNRFMGGLEARF; this comes from the coding sequence ATGTCGAAAGAAAAAACCAACTCCGGCCGGAATTACCTGTTTGTTGTCGCGATTGCTCTGCTCCTGTTACCCACCCATGTTTTTGGGCAGGTTTCAGTCAATAAAGGAGGGAAATCCTGGAAGCTTCAATTGAAGTCCCAGTTTCTCCATGACGATAACGTCGCACAGAACCCAGACAAACCACCGGTTCTGGCAAACCCCGACTCCGACAATGGTTGGAACGGTAGTGCAGCGTTCAATTACACCCACAAGTTCAACAACAAATTCAGCCTGGCAGGGGATATTGATATTGATGCCACAATTTATTCCGACCTTGGTCAATACGACCTGATCGCATTCATGGGCGGGATCAAACCCAAATACAAGTTTAGCGAAAATATGTTTGTCGACATGCAGTATTTTTATATGCGCAATATTGCCGGCGGAAATGATTTCAGTGGCGTTAATTACCTCAATCCCAGCTTCAATTACCTGCACAAGAAATTCGGTCTCACCCGCGTTCATTACTTTTTCAAAAACACAGACAACTTCGTGAATCAGGCTCGTGACGGCGACCAGCATGGGGGCGGTCTCACCCACATTTATCTGATCCCGAACAGCCGCCACTACATTGGTGCCGGATACCAGATCTCAGATGAAGACACGGTTGGACGTTTCGACCGCACCATCCACGACTTCAAGGTTTTGGGACGCATCGTGCTCCCGATGGATATCGAGTTAAACGGAGAATATAAGTTTTCCTATCGTGAATATGACACTTTCGCCGCAACCACGGTGGGTGCTATTCGTGATGACGAACAGCACAACTTCCGATTCCGGTTTCGCAAGGTTCTGTGGGATACCCTCGGGATGCTCAACAAGGTAACTGCTCGGATTGATTACCATCACCAGAACAATGAATCAAACTTCCTGGTTCGTGACTACCACAGCAACCGCTTTATGGGCGGTCTCGAAGCCCGATTCTAA
- a CDS encoding FecR domain-containing protein, with the protein MRPYSKAIRNRFWSFTVFPFLVLSFFLIQEGVALAQKAATLSKVQGNVRVFEAGSNRGKKGRDGMALFVNSTIKTLGANSRADIIYIRGDVVRVMPNTDVTLGDTRLEEDKSTTKLKLAAGKIFNVVNKLTEGSTYEVQTRTATAGVKGTVWSAETASQDTFMVKEGKVEVDAAQQKVLVADLKKSTVQGGQPPGDPQDLSPEEIAMFDILDDLLESIKTDIKEEIQESIKEDIIQNAIENEMDMDMH; encoded by the coding sequence ATGAGACCCTATTCTAAAGCAATCCGCAACCGGTTTTGGTCCTTCACTGTTTTCCCGTTTCTTGTCCTGAGCTTTTTCCTGATTCAGGAAGGGGTTGCGTTAGCCCAGAAAGCGGCCACTCTGAGCAAAGTTCAGGGCAATGTGCGGGTTTTTGAGGCTGGTTCCAACCGCGGGAAAAAAGGCAGAGATGGAATGGCCCTTTTTGTCAATTCCACCATCAAGACCCTCGGTGCAAATTCCCGGGCTGATATCATTTATATCAGGGGTGATGTGGTACGTGTCATGCCGAATACGGATGTTACTCTTGGCGATACCCGCCTGGAAGAGGACAAGAGTACCACCAAACTCAAACTGGCTGCCGGAAAAATATTCAATGTGGTGAACAAACTCACCGAAGGGTCGACCTACGAGGTACAGACACGAACCGCGACGGCGGGTGTCAAAGGTACCGTCTGGTCGGCTGAGACCGCTTCTCAGGACACTTTTATGGTTAAAGAGGGAAAGGTAGAAGTCGATGCTGCTCAGCAAAAGGTGTTGGTCGCCGACTTGAAAAAGAGCACGGTTCAGGGTGGTCAACCGCCGGGTGATCCTCAGGATTTGTCACCTGAAGAAATCGCGATGTTTGATATCCTCGATGACCTGCTCGAGTCAATTAAAACGGATATAAAGGAAGAAATTCAGGAGTCGATTAAAGAAGACATTATCCAGAACGCCATTGAAAACGAAATGGACATGGATATGCACTAA
- a CDS encoding adenylate/guanylate cyclase domain-containing protein, with the protein MQIKERLQSFLKLTPAKAGLLVTLGMCLLVLTKPYALEILELQMIDLRFKARGPLNPGPEVVIAVVDEKSQDALGRWPWPRSIMAKLINKLTEYNAYTIGFDMVFSESGEDVYNQAVQLIEQQAESGELTPEAAAKLRKNFENQKTGDELFAESLKNHGNTILGMLFHDPEDIKHLSGEQMAKGLKNIERFRYKDFEITDPQNMEMLEREFSRPAVEDNLPIFARSAYQAGYFNLTPDDDGIMRHYPLIMKAGGYYYAPFWLHMIANYLNKPNPKFYFDQNDNLQIVAGDLEIPVDNRGRFLINYYGRAQTFTHHPISDILEGKVSPDDIDSNIVLIGATGKGIFDLRATPFERVYPGVEINATIIDNILHSRFLEPPPWGKTFTFGVILLLGLILTPLLDRLSAVGGFFLTVGFLVGYYFINLQFFMGSPLINQAAGMFIKYDLIERAYLLNLVYPSFEIAMVYLSMTAINYFRESKQKQFIRGAFGQYLSPTVVKRLVDDPNLLALGGDQKRMTAFFSDVAGFSGISEHLTPQQLVELLNEYLSAMEGIIERHEGIIDKYEGDAIIAFWGAPITRPDHALLACRASLEMQATLKVMREKWREENRDELTVRIGLNTGRMVVGNMGSSNRMDYTIMGDSVNLASRLEGVNKVYGTNIMISQFTYEDIKGELECRELDLIRVVGKAEPVAIYEVLGERGTLDENLVQGIELFHEGLACYRKKDWNRAIETFHQVIDIIPGDQPSQTFIERCKEFTSGPKVARRAEDKARVLPDDWDGVFQMTSK; encoded by the coding sequence ATGCAAATTAAAGAACGATTGCAAAGCTTTTTAAAACTGACACCAGCCAAAGCCGGGTTGCTGGTCACCCTGGGGATGTGCCTGCTCGTCCTTACCAAGCCATATGCACTGGAAATCCTCGAGTTACAGATGATTGACCTCCGCTTCAAAGCTCGTGGCCCCTTAAACCCCGGCCCAGAAGTCGTTATTGCCGTGGTCGACGAAAAAAGTCAGGACGCTTTGGGAAGATGGCCCTGGCCACGCTCTATCATGGCAAAGTTGATCAACAAACTGACCGAGTATAACGCTTACACCATTGGATTCGACATGGTGTTCTCCGAAAGTGGGGAAGATGTTTACAACCAGGCAGTCCAGCTAATTGAACAACAGGCGGAATCGGGGGAACTGACTCCGGAAGCTGCTGCCAAACTTCGTAAAAACTTTGAAAATCAAAAAACCGGCGATGAACTGTTTGCGGAATCTTTAAAAAATCACGGCAACACCATTTTGGGTATGCTCTTCCATGATCCTGAAGACATCAAACACCTGAGCGGAGAACAAATGGCCAAGGGGCTTAAAAATATTGAACGCTTCCGTTATAAGGATTTTGAAATCACTGATCCACAAAACATGGAAATGCTTGAAAGAGAGTTTTCTCGCCCGGCAGTGGAAGATAATCTCCCCATATTCGCCAGATCGGCTTACCAGGCGGGTTATTTCAACCTGACTCCCGATGATGACGGAATCATGCGGCACTACCCGTTAATCATGAAAGCAGGAGGATATTACTACGCGCCCTTTTGGCTGCACATGATTGCCAATTACCTCAATAAACCAAACCCCAAATTTTATTTTGATCAAAATGATAACCTGCAAATTGTGGCAGGGGACCTTGAAATCCCTGTCGACAATCGCGGAAGGTTTCTCATCAACTATTACGGACGCGCTCAAACCTTCACACACCATCCGATATCAGACATTCTTGAAGGTAAAGTTTCCCCGGATGATATTGACAGCAATATCGTTCTCATTGGAGCAACAGGCAAGGGTATTTTCGATCTGAGAGCTACACCCTTTGAACGTGTTTACCCCGGAGTTGAGATCAATGCCACCATCATTGACAACATCCTTCACAGTAGATTCCTTGAACCGCCTCCCTGGGGCAAAACGTTTACTTTCGGGGTGATCCTTCTTCTAGGCCTTATCCTCACTCCGCTTCTCGATAGACTAAGTGCTGTGGGTGGGTTTTTCCTGACCGTGGGTTTTCTCGTCGGATACTATTTCATCAACCTGCAGTTTTTCATGGGATCTCCATTGATCAACCAGGCCGCAGGGATGTTTATAAAATATGATCTGATTGAAAGAGCCTACCTGCTGAATCTGGTGTACCCGTCATTCGAAATCGCAATGGTTTACCTCAGCATGACGGCAATCAATTATTTCCGCGAAAGCAAACAGAAGCAGTTTATTCGTGGAGCATTCGGCCAGTACCTTTCCCCGACTGTTGTCAAACGTCTGGTAGACGATCCCAACCTGCTAGCCCTGGGCGGCGACCAGAAACGCATGACCGCGTTTTTCTCAGATGTTGCAGGCTTCTCGGGAATATCAGAACATCTCACACCGCAGCAACTGGTTGAACTGTTAAACGAATACCTGTCGGCGATGGAAGGCATTATCGAAAGACATGAAGGCATCATCGACAAGTACGAGGGCGATGCCATCATCGCCTTCTGGGGTGCCCCCATCACCCGGCCGGACCACGCCTTACTGGCCTGTCGGGCTTCTCTTGAAATGCAAGCCACCCTTAAGGTCATGAGGGAAAAGTGGCGTGAAGAAAACCGGGATGAGCTCACCGTTCGAATCGGACTCAACACCGGCCGTATGGTTGTTGGCAACATGGGCTCGTCCAACCGAATGGATTACACCATCATGGGAGATTCGGTGAATCTGGCTTCCCGCCTGGAGGGAGTTAACAAAGTTTACGGGACCAACATCATGATCAGCCAGTTCACTTATGAAGACATCAAGGGAGAACTGGAGTGCCGGGAACTCGACCTGATCCGGGTGGTAGGCAAAGCTGAACCGGTTGCTATCTATGAAGTCCTGGGCGAAAGGGGAACGCTTGACGAAAATTTAGTACAAGGAATTGAACTGTTTCATGAGGGACTGGCTTGCTACCGGAAAAAGGATTGGAACCGGGCTATTGAAACGTTTCATCAGGTGATCGACATCATTCCAGGAGACCAACCCTCACAAACTTTTATTGAACGCTGCAAAGAGTTCACATCAGGTCCCAAAGTTGCAAGACGCGCGGAAGACAAAGCACGGGTTTTGCCGGACGATTGGGACGGCGTTTTCCAGATGACATCAAAATAA
- a CDS encoding ABC transporter substrate-binding protein, translating to MKLTRFWLPVLIALTLLTTPAWSMGDSLSPLETVKTLLNTIQKIENGDKLTDKQQTANKKNSEKAVTILDVELVSQKTLGKYWDKRTEQEQGKFVTILGELFEWVAFPNSAKFFSELKLEYGETKEKKGIATVPLTVTHKEEGEVQIDFVLKKNSQRWRVVDVVLDGVSMRSNLRTQFYKVLKKKNYPELVRRMLKKLEEAKG from the coding sequence ATGAAACTGACACGATTCTGGCTCCCTGTGCTCATTGCCCTGACCCTGTTAACCACTCCCGCCTGGTCGATGGGAGATTCCCTTTCTCCGTTGGAAACCGTAAAGACGCTCCTCAACACGATCCAGAAGATTGAAAATGGGGACAAGCTGACAGACAAGCAGCAGACGGCCAATAAGAAGAATTCAGAAAAAGCTGTGACCATTCTTGATGTCGAACTGGTCAGCCAGAAAACTCTTGGGAAATACTGGGACAAGAGGACTGAACAGGAACAAGGGAAGTTTGTGACAATCCTTGGTGAGTTGTTTGAATGGGTGGCCTTTCCAAATTCAGCCAAGTTTTTCAGCGAATTGAAACTGGAATATGGCGAGACCAAAGAGAAAAAAGGGATCGCGACAGTTCCGCTTACGGTGACTCATAAAGAAGAGGGTGAGGTCCAGATCGATTTTGTTCTGAAAAAGAACAGCCAGCGCTGGCGGGTTGTGGACGTGGTCCTTGACGGGGTTTCCATGCGAAGCAATCTGCGCACACAATTCTACAAAGTTCTAAAGAAGAAAAACTATCCTGAACTGGTGCGGCGCATGTTGAAGAAACTTGAAGAAGCGAAAGGGTAA
- a CDS encoding tetratricopeptide repeat protein has product MRPNLRKILPLLVVAGVAILIAYTPASAMICNLYKGKSSLDDLQYHKVRFLQVIKKAPDDIQSYCQLSHIHYKIAGKVREQFQELEYEKCIEYADAAIARNPKAGTAYFMKALCLGKRGELNGVWSSLKILDHFEFNMKRAVELNPSLDGGGPYRALGRFYFQLPGLLGGSLKNAIQYLEKAMTYDPENWENLLFLGEAYIEDDRPQQARPLLARFMKVTLNRTQDPKVEARRKHVQELIREIQEETGTP; this is encoded by the coding sequence ATGCGACCCAATTTACGAAAAATACTTCCCCTATTGGTCGTAGCGGGAGTTGCAATCCTGATAGCGTATACCCCAGCTTCAGCCATGATTTGTAATCTCTATAAGGGGAAATCCAGCCTGGACGATTTGCAATATCACAAAGTCCGGTTTCTACAGGTAATCAAAAAGGCTCCGGATGATATTCAATCATACTGCCAGCTATCCCATATTCATTACAAAATTGCCGGTAAGGTTCGCGAACAATTTCAGGAATTGGAATACGAGAAATGCATCGAATACGCCGATGCCGCTATTGCCCGAAACCCTAAAGCGGGAACAGCCTATTTTATGAAAGCCCTTTGTCTTGGTAAACGTGGGGAATTGAATGGAGTCTGGTCGAGCCTCAAAATTCTGGACCATTTTGAATTTAACATGAAGCGGGCAGTGGAACTGAATCCCAGTCTCGACGGAGGCGGACCCTACCGCGCGTTAGGTCGTTTTTATTTTCAACTTCCGGGACTTCTGGGAGGCAGCCTTAAAAACGCTATCCAGTACCTCGAGAAAGCCATGACTTATGATCCTGAAAACTGGGAAAACCTGCTTTTCCTGGGAGAAGCCTATATTGAGGATGACCGTCCTCAACAGGCTCGTCCCCTTCTGGCGCGGTTCATGAAAGTAACTCTCAACAGAACCCAGGACCCAAAAGTAGAAGCCAGAAGAAAACATGTGCAGGAACTGATCCGGGAAATCCAGGAAGAAACAGGCACCCCCTGA
- the recN gene encoding DNA repair protein RecN, with protein sequence MLEEIRIKHFAIIDQLEVGFHPGLNVLTGETGAGKSIIIGALNLVVGGRADTDSIRTGQDSATVEAVFQIDDPETVAWAQDLGIEPEEGRLIVRRVLSQKDKNRVFLNGISVTVSQLTELGRRLVDIHGQHDHQSLFHPETHVELLDRFGGLEQSRNEFDEAFRLHQGLASKLKQIEKNQSHRLQRQDLLKFQIGEIDSAGLHVDEEEELSTEKNKLRHAETLHRAMDQALNALSETPGSVLEVLGQIRRDLEPLPEIDPQLSSLDERSNNAFYEAEALAEEVRDYLKSIEFNPERLEEIEDRLAEINGLKRKYGIDIPSILEYRETIGEELDSLSLSEEQVGDLKKELKQAESVLAKMACKLAEDREQAAAKLKKGAEKELKDLEMKNVVFEVRFDYPTDPNSFVKFRKEPVRLNPNGLGMLEFMFSPNPGETPKPLAKIASGGEISRVMLALKSILQKQSKVPVMVFDEVDAGISGKVAEKVGAKLKKISKDRQVFCITHLPQIAGLGGTHFRVHKTVADKRTQSTIQELDYDQRVEEIARMSGGEKITKATLEHAKEMIK encoded by the coding sequence ATGCTCGAAGAAATCCGCATCAAACATTTTGCCATTATCGACCAGCTTGAGGTAGGTTTTCATCCAGGTCTCAACGTGTTGACAGGTGAAACAGGAGCTGGCAAATCCATCATCATTGGAGCGCTCAATCTGGTTGTCGGGGGACGCGCCGATACGGATAGCATTCGTACTGGTCAGGATTCTGCCACGGTGGAAGCGGTGTTCCAAATTGACGACCCGGAAACCGTGGCGTGGGCGCAGGACCTGGGCATTGAACCCGAAGAAGGCCGCCTGATTGTCCGCCGGGTGTTGTCACAAAAAGATAAGAACCGCGTATTCCTGAATGGCATCTCTGTAACGGTCTCACAACTCACCGAACTTGGGCGGCGACTCGTCGACATCCACGGCCAACACGATCACCAGTCCCTGTTTCATCCCGAAACCCACGTTGAACTTCTGGACCGGTTTGGTGGTCTCGAACAATCGCGCAACGAATTTGATGAAGCCTTCCGTCTTCATCAGGGGCTCGCGAGTAAACTGAAACAAATCGAAAAAAACCAGAGCCACCGCCTGCAGCGGCAGGACCTTTTAAAATTCCAGATAGGAGAAATTGATTCCGCCGGCCTGCACGTGGATGAGGAGGAGGAACTTTCTACTGAGAAAAATAAACTGCGCCACGCAGAAACCCTTCACAGAGCAATGGATCAGGCACTGAACGCCTTGTCCGAAACTCCCGGTTCTGTCCTCGAAGTTTTAGGACAGATCCGTCGCGACCTCGAACCGTTGCCGGAAATAGACCCGCAACTGTCCAGCCTGGATGAACGCAGCAACAATGCCTTCTATGAAGCCGAAGCCCTGGCCGAAGAAGTCCGGGATTACCTGAAAAGTATCGAATTCAATCCGGAACGCCTTGAAGAAATTGAAGACCGGCTGGCTGAAATCAATGGTTTGAAACGAAAATACGGAATCGATATTCCCTCCATCCTGGAATACCGGGAAACGATCGGTGAAGAACTGGATAGCCTGTCCTTGTCGGAAGAACAAGTCGGAGATCTGAAAAAGGAATTAAAGCAGGCTGAATCTGTATTAGCCAAAATGGCCTGCAAACTTGCAGAAGATCGCGAACAGGCAGCAGCCAAACTAAAAAAAGGAGCAGAAAAAGAGCTTAAGGACCTTGAGATGAAAAATGTCGTGTTTGAAGTCCGGTTCGATTATCCGACCGACCCAAACAGCTTCGTTAAATTCAGGAAAGAGCCCGTCCGCCTCAACCCAAACGGACTCGGAATGCTGGAGTTCATGTTTTCCCCCAACCCGGGCGAAACCCCAAAACCTCTTGCCAAAATCGCATCAGGTGGTGAGATCAGCCGGGTCATGCTCGCCTTGAAATCGATTTTGCAGAAGCAGAGCAAAGTTCCAGTGATGGTCTTCGATGAAGTCGACGCAGGAATCAGCGGCAAGGTGGCGGAAAAAGTCGGGGCCAAGCTCAAAAAAATCTCAAAGGACCGACAGGTATTTTGCATCACACACCTTCCTCAAATTGCAGGACTGGGTGGTACTCATTTCCGGGTCCACAAAACCGTTGCCGACAAAAGAACACAATCAACCATCCAGGAACTCGACTACGACCAGCGGGTGGAGGAAATTGCCCGCATGTCCGGCGGAGAAAAAATCACAAAAGCAACGTTGGAACATGCCAAAGAAATGATAAAATAG